In a single window of the Acinetobacter sp. CS-2 genome:
- the argH gene encoding argininosuccinate lyase, giving the protein MTTSSNSSNPSQAQTSGMWGGRFSEATDAFVAEFTASVQFDQRFYKQDIAGSIAHATMLAKVGVLTEQERDDIINGLNTIKAEIEAGEFEWRIDLEDVHMNIESRLTSHIGITGKKLHTGRSRNDQVATDIRLYVRDEIDAILELLQKLQKGILGLAAKNTNTIMPGFTHLQTAQPVTFGHHLMAWFEMLVRDSERLIDCRKRVNRLPLGSAALAGTTYPIEREYTAQLLGFEAVCENSLDAVSDRDFGIEFNAAASLIMMHLSRMSEEMILWTSAQFKFVNIPDRFCTGSSIMPQKKNPDVPELIRGKTGRVYGDLMSLLTLMKGQPLAYNKDNQEDKEPLFDAIDTVRGSLMAFADMIPALVPNVEIMREAALRGFSTATDLADYLVKNGVAFRDAHEIVGKAVALGVQEGKDLSELTLEQLQQFSGLIQADVFEKALTLEASVNARNHIGGTAPAQVEAAIARAYARLEKLYA; this is encoded by the coding sequence ATGACCACATCTTCTAATTCCTCAAATCCGTCACAAGCCCAAACTTCGGGTATGTGGGGCGGTCGTTTCTCTGAAGCTACTGACGCATTTGTTGCTGAATTTACAGCATCTGTTCAATTTGACCAACGCTTTTATAAACAAGATATTGCAGGTTCTATTGCGCATGCAACCATGCTTGCCAAAGTAGGCGTTTTAACCGAACAGGAACGCGATGACATCATTAACGGCCTAAACACCATTAAAGCTGAAATTGAAGCAGGTGAATTCGAATGGCGCATTGACCTAGAAGATGTGCACATGAATATCGAGTCACGCTTGACCAGTCATATTGGCATCACCGGTAAAAAACTGCATACCGGTCGTAGCCGTAACGACCAGGTGGCGACAGACATCCGTTTATATGTACGTGATGAAATTGATGCAATTTTAGAGTTATTGCAAAAATTACAAAAAGGCATTTTGGGTTTGGCAGCAAAAAATACCAATACCATTATGCCGGGCTTTACCCATCTGCAAACTGCTCAGCCAGTGACTTTTGGTCACCATTTGATGGCGTGGTTTGAAATGCTGGTACGTGATTCTGAGCGTTTGATTGACTGCCGTAAACGTGTGAATCGCTTGCCGCTTGGTTCTGCTGCACTTGCAGGTACCACCTATCCGATCGAGCGTGAATACACCGCACAGCTTTTAGGCTTTGAAGCCGTGTGTGAAAACTCGCTGGATGCCGTGTCTGACCGTGATTTCGGTATTGAATTCAATGCTGCTGCATCTTTAATTATGATGCACCTGTCGCGTATGTCGGAAGAAATGATCCTGTGGACCTCTGCACAGTTCAAATTTGTGAACATTCCAGACCGTTTCTGTACCGGCTCTTCAATCATGCCGCAAAAGAAAAACCCGGATGTGCCTGAATTGATCCGTGGTAAGACTGGTCGCGTATACGGTGACTTGATGAGTCTATTGACCTTGATGAAAGGTCAACCATTGGCGTATAACAAAGACAACCAGGAAGACAAAGAACCATTATTCGATGCGATCGATACTGTTCGTGGTTCATTGATGGCATTTGCTGACATGATTCCTGCCTTGGTTCCAAATGTTGAAATCATGCGTGAAGCTGCGTTACGTGGTTTCTCAACTGCAACTGACCTTGCAGACTATCTGGTGAAAAATGGCGTGGCATTCCGTGATGCACATGAAATTGTCGGTAAAGCAGTTGCGCTAGGTGTGCAAGAAGGTAAAGATCTGTCTGAATTGACACTTGAACAGCTGCAACAGTTCTCTGGCCTGATTCAAGCTGACGTGTTTGAAAAAGCCTTGACTCTTGAAGCTTCTGTGAATGCGCGTAACCACATTGGTGGTACGGCACCTGCACAGGTTGAAGCAGCGATTGCTCGTGCTTACGCTCGTTTAGAAAAACTTTACGCTTAA
- a CDS encoding oxidative damage protection protein gives MSRQVFCRKYQTEMEGLDFAPFPGAKGQELFDTVSKQAWQEWLKHQTTLINEKRLNVFEPDAKKFLEEQREKFFNNDESLEKAEGLKPEA, from the coding sequence ATGTCTCGACAAGTATTTTGCCGTAAATATCAAACAGAAATGGAAGGTTTAGACTTTGCCCCCTTCCCGGGTGCAAAGGGTCAGGAACTGTTTGACACCGTGTCTAAACAAGCATGGCAAGAATGGCTCAAACACCAAACCACGCTCATTAACGAGAAGCGTTTAAACGTGTTTGAACCGGACGCGAAAAAATTTCTTGAAGAACAGCGTGAGAAATTCTTTAACAATGATGAGTCACTGGAAAAAGCTGAGGGCCTAAAGCCTGAGGCGTGA
- the pgsA gene encoding CDP-diacylglycerol--glycerol-3-phosphate 3-phosphatidyltransferase: MTTGRILNIPNILTLARIALIPVFLLVAYWPPAVGVSGHDANMTRHVILTAIFVIAAVTDWFDGYLARSLNQTSAFGRFLDPVADKLMVAAALIVLVQWQPSISMAFAAIVIISREITVSALREWMAELGARTSVAVSTVGKYKTAFQMIAISVFLLNWQPFEMLAYALLYTAVVLTLWSMFIYLKAAWPYLKQP; encoded by the coding sequence ATGACTACAGGTCGCATCCTGAATATTCCAAATATCTTGACTTTGGCGCGTATCGCTTTAATACCTGTTTTCTTGCTGGTGGCCTATTGGCCCCCTGCAGTTGGTGTTTCAGGTCATGATGCAAATATGACTCGTCACGTTATTTTAACAGCCATTTTTGTCATTGCTGCTGTAACCGACTGGTTTGATGGCTATTTGGCCCGCTCACTCAATCAAACCTCCGCATTTGGCCGTTTTTTAGATCCTGTCGCAGATAAGCTGATGGTTGCAGCTGCATTAATTGTTCTGGTGCAATGGCAACCGAGCATTTCTATGGCCTTTGCAGCAATCGTGATTATTTCGCGTGAAATTACGGTTTCTGCCTTACGCGAGTGGATGGCAGAGCTAGGGGCACGTACCAGCGTGGCTGTCTCGACTGTAGGTAAATATAAAACCGCTTTCCAGATGATTGCGATTTCAGTATTTTTACTGAATTGGCAACCATTTGAAATGCTGGCTTATGCATTGCTTTACACTGCTGTAGTGCTGACGTTATGGTCGATGTTTATTTATTTAAAGGCTGCATGGCCCTATTTAAAACAGCCCTAG